Proteins encoded within one genomic window of Bos indicus x Bos taurus breed Angus x Brahman F1 hybrid chromosome 18, Bos_hybrid_MaternalHap_v2.0, whole genome shotgun sequence:
- the LOC113876136 gene encoding kallikrein-5-like: MAAAGAPWSWMVHALIAALILGAKDPVLGNDVASCDDPSAFGPSGSTPDLRPGATEDTRADESSSRIVNGTDCERNSQPWQAALLVRFNKLYCGAVLVDPQWLLTAAHCRKQFFRVRLGHHSLSPMYESGQQLLKGIKSIPHPGYSHPGHSNDLMLIKLNKRIRETPYVRPINIASRCPSAGTSCLVSGWGTTSSPQVTFPKALQCLNITVLSDDQCKKAYPNQIDNTMFCAGDQAGRDSCQGDSGGPVVCNGSLQGLVSWGDFPCAQPNRPGVYTNLCRFTKWIQDTIKCNS, translated from the exons ACCCGGTTCTTGGAAACGATGTGGCTTCCTGCGACGACCCGTCTGCCTTCGGGCCCTCTGGGAGCACCCCGGACCTCAGGCCTGGAGCGACGGAGGACACCCGGGCGGATGAGAGCAGCAGCCGCATTGTGAATGGGACCGACTGCGAGAGGAACAGCCAGCCGTGGCAGGCTGCGCTGTTGGTGAGATTCAACAAGCTCTACTGTGGGGCCGTGCTGGTGGACCCGCAGTGGCTGCTCACGGCTGCCCACTGCCGCAagca ATTTTTCAGAGTCCGTCTTGGCCACCACTCGCTGTCACCCATGTATGAGTCCGGGCAGCAGCTGTTGAAGGGCATCAAATCCATCCCCCACCCTGGCTACTCCCACCCCGGCCACTCCAACGACCTCATGCTCATCAAACTGAACAAAAGGATCCGCGAGACTCCGTATGTCAGGCCCATCAACATCGCCTCCCGTTGTCCCTCTGCTGGGACCAGCTGCCTGGTGTCTGGCTGGGGAACAACCAGCAGTCCCCAGG TTACCTTCCCCAAAGCCCTCCAGTGCCTGAACATCACGGTGCTGAGTGACGACCAGTGCAAGAAGGCCTATCCAAATCAAATAGATAACACCATGTTCTGCGCTGGGGACCAGGCGGGCAGAGACTCTTGCCAG GGTGATTCTGGGGGCCCCGTGGTCTGCAATGGCTCCCTGCAGGGCCTCGTGTCCTGGGGAGACTTCCCCTGCGCCCAGCCCAACAGACCTGGCGTCTACACCAACCTCTGTCGCTTCACCAAGTGGATCCAGGACACTATCAAGTGCAATTCGTGA